A window from Peromyscus eremicus chromosome 5, PerEre_H2_v1, whole genome shotgun sequence encodes these proteins:
- the Clec18c gene encoding C-type lectin domain family 18 member C, with protein MSFPRKGRTPLGSCPVPACLWAHCQSPSLLPVSGAGQQKLSMGLEDVVPARVQPSTVESFTKPWRLGGLLREAMSAAPGRPEIQPEPSLGLGGPSPRLGLLLVLLSLPGVTWTEVQTPQLPEQAPTLQALSRKESFLILSLHNRLRSQVQPPAANMQRMDWSESLARTAQARAALCGTSTTPNVASAPRHTPQVGWNVQLLPVGSATFVEVVNLWFAEGLQYRHGDAECAHNATCTHYTQLVWATSSQLGCGRHLCSVEQTAMEAFVCAYSPGGNWDVNGKIIAPYKKGSWCSLCTASVSGCFKAWDHSGGLCEVPRNPCRMSCRNRGHLNISTCLCHCPPGYTGRYCQVRCSVQCVHGRFREEECSCICDVGYGGAQCATKVHFPFHTCDLRIDGDCFTVSSEADTYYGAKMKCQGKGGVLAQIESQKVQDILAFYLGRLETTNEVTDSDFETRNFWIGLTYKAAKDSFRWTTGEHQSFTSFAFGQPDNQGFGNCVEMQASAAFNWNDQRCKTRNRYICQFAQKHISLWEPGP; from the exons ATGAGCTTCCCAAGAAAGGGAAGAACTCCCCTGGGGTCTTGCCCGGTTCCTGCCTGCTTATGGGCCCACTGCCAAAGTCCCAGCCTCCTCCCTGTGAGTGGGGCTGGGCAACAGAAGCTGTCCATGGGCTTGGAGGACGTTGTCCCTGCCAGGGTACAGCCATCA ACTGTGGAGAGCTTCACGAAGCCCTGGAGGCTAGGTGGACTGCTGAGAGAAGCCATGTCTGCAGCGCCAGGCAGGCCAGAGATTCAGCCAGAGCCCTCCCTGGGGCTGGGAGGCCCGAGCCCACGGCTTGGTCTCTTGCTTGTGCTCCTGTCTCTCCCTGGTGTCACCTGGACAGAGGTGCAGACACCCCAGCTGCCAGAGCAGGCTCCAACTCTCCAAG CTCTGAGCAGGAAGGAGAGTTTCCTGATCCTCTCCCTGCACAACCGCCTGCGCAGTCAGGTCCAGCCTCCCGCAGCCAATATGCAGAGAATG GACTGGAGCGAGAGCCTGGCCCGAACAGCTCAAGCCAGGGCAGCCCTCTGTGGCACTTCAACCACCCCAAATGTGGCATCTGCCCCACGGCACACCCCACAAGTGGGCTGGAATGTGCAGCTACTGCCCGTGGGCTCCGCGACCTTTGTTGAAGTGGTCAACCTCTGGTTTGCTGAAGGGCTGCAGTATAGACATGGGGACgctgagtgtgcccacaatgcCACCTGCACCCACTACACACAG CTGGTGTGGGCCACTTCCAGCCAGCTGGGCTGTGGGAGGCATCTATGCTCTGTGGAGCAGACAGCCATGGAGGCCTTCGTCTGTGCCTACTCCCCTGG AGGCAACTGGGATGTAAACGGGAAGATAATCGCCCCTTACAAGAAAGGCTCCTGGTGTTCACTCTGCACAGCCAGTGTCTCGGGCTGCTTCAAGGCCTGGGATCATTCAGGGGGCCTCTGTG AGGTCCCCAGAAACCCATGTCGCATGAGCTGCCGAAATCGTGGACATCTCAACATTAGTACTTGTCTCTGTCACTGTCCCCCTGGCTACACAGGGAGGTACTGCCAAG TACGGTGCAGTGTGCAGTGTGTGCATGGCCGGTTCcgggaagaagagtgctcctgtATCTGTGATGTCGGCTATGGGGGAGCCCAGTGTGCCA CCAAGGTACACTTTCCTTTTCACACCTGTGACCTGAGGATTGATGGAGACTGCTTCACAGTGTCTTCCGAGGCAGACACCTATTATGGAGCCAAGATGAAATGTCAG GGAAAAGGTGGGGTACTAGCCCAGATCGAGAGCCAGAAAGTGCAAGACATCCTTGCCTTCTACCTGGGCCGTCTGGAGACCACTAACGAGGTGACTGACAGTGACTTTGAGACCAGGAATTTCTGGATCG GACTCACCTACAAGGCAGCTAAGGACTCCTTCCGCTGGACTACTGGAGAACACCAGTCCTTCACGAGTTTTGCCTTTGGGCAGCCTGACAACCAGGG GTTTGGGAACTGTGTGGAAATGCAGGCATCTGCTGCCTTCAACTGGAATGACCAACGCTGTAAAACTCGAAACCGTTACATCTGTCAGTTTG CTCAGAAGCACATTTCCCTGTGGGAGCCAGGGCCCTGA